The sequence ATGGCGACCAGGAAGACGGAGGACTGGGTGGGCGCCCACTCGACCTCCAGCATCCGCTCGGGCTCCTGGGAGAGGGAGTCCACGTTGACGCAGTCCGCGCGGTGAACCGATACGCCACTGCCGCGCGTGACGAAGCCGACGATCGGGTCGCCCGGCACCGGGGTGCAGCAGCGGGCCAGCTTGACCCACACGTCGTCGACGCCCTTGACGACGACACCCGGGTCGGCGTTGCTGCGCCGCTTGCGGCCGCGCGCCGGCGGGATCGATTCCTCGATGTCCTCGTTGGCCGCTTCCTCGCCGCCGAGGGCCGCCACCAGCTTCTGCACGACGCCCTGCGCGGCCACGTGGCCCTCGCCGATCGCCGCGTAGAGGGAGGAGATGTCGGGGTAGCGCATCTCGTGCGCGAGGGTGACGAGCGAGTCGCCGGTCAGGATGCGCTGGATGGGCAGGTTCTGCTTGCGCATGGCCCGCGCGATGGCGTCCTTGCCGTGCTCGATGGCCTCGTCGCGGCGCTCCTTGGAGAACCAGGCGCGGATCTTGTTGCGGGCCCGCGGGGATTTGACGAAGCCGAGCCAGTCGCGGGACGGGCCCGCGCCCTCGGCCTTGGAGGTGAAGACCTCGACCAGGTCGCCGTTGTCGAGCGTGGACTCCAGCGGGACGAGCCGGCCGTTGACCCTGGCCCCTATCGTCCGGTGGCCGACCTCGGTGTGAACGGCGTACGCGAAGTCCACGGGGGTGGCTCCGGCGGGCAGCGCGATGACGTCGCCCTTGGGGGTGAAGACGAAGACCTCGTTGCGGGAGAGGTCGAAGCGCAGCGAGTCGAGGAACTCGCCCGGGTCCTCGGTCTCCTTCTGCCAGTCCAGCAGCTGGCGCAGCCAGGCCATGTCGTTGACCGTGTCCTGGCCGGCGCTGCCCTTGGCGGCCTGCGGGACGTCGGTGCGGACCTTGGAGGTGCCGGCGACGGTCTGCTGCTTGTACTTCCAGTGCGCGGCGATGCCGTACTCGGCGCGGCGGTGCATGTCGAAGGTGCGAATCTGCAGTTCGACGGGCTTGCCGCTGGGCCCGATGACCGTCGTGTGGAGCGACTGGTACATGTTGAACTTGGGCATCGCGATGTAGTCCTTGAACCGGCCGGGGACCGGGTTCCATCGCGCGTGCACGGTGCCCAGGGCCGCGTAGCAGTCCCGGACGGTGTCGACGAGGACGCGAATGCCCACCAGGTCGTAGATCTCCGCGAAGTCACGGCCGCGGACGATCATCTTCTGGTAGACGCTGTAGTAGTGCTTCGGGCGGCCCGTGACGGTGGCCTTGATGCGGGCGGCTCTGAGGTCGACCTGCACCTCGTCGGTGACGACGGCGAGGTACTCGTCGCGCTTGGGCGCGCGCTCGGCGACCAGGCGCACGATCTCGTCGTACATCTTCGGGTAGAGGATCGCGAAGGAGAGGTCTTCGAGCTCCCACTTGATCGTGTTCATGCCCAGCCGGTGCGCCAGCGGGGCATAGATCTCAAGGGTCTCGCGGGCCTTCTTCTCCTGCTTCTCCCGCTTGAGGTAGCGCATGGTGCGCATGTTGTGCAGCCGGTCGGCGAGCTTGATGACCAGGACGCGCGGGTCCTTGGCCATCGCCACGACCATCTTGCGGACGGTCTCCGCCTGCGCGGCCTCGCCGAACTTCACCCGGTCCAGCTTGGTGACGCCGTCGACGAGCAGGGCCACGGCGTCGCCGAAGTCGCGGCGCAGGTCTTCGAGGCCGTACTCGGTGTCCTCGACCGTGTCGTGCAGCAGACCGGCCATGAGGGTGGCCGGGTCCATGCCGAGCTCGGCGAGGATGGTGGTCACCGCGAGCGGGTGGGTGATGTACGGGTCGCCGCTCTTGCGCTTCTGGCCGCGGTGCCAGCGCTCGGCCACCTGGTAGGCCTGCTCCAGCTGGCGCAGCGTCGACGTCTCGATCTTCGGGTCGTTGCTGCGGACTATACGGAGCAGCGGCTCCAGAACCGGGTTGTACGGGTTCGAGCGCTGTACGCCGAGCCGGGCGAGACGGGCGCGCACGCGGTTCGAGGACCCGGCGGACTTCGTCGGCGCGGGCTTGACCGGCGGCGCCGGCGGGGGCGTGGCGGGGGCCGCCGTGGCCTGCTCGGCCTGCGGGTCGGGCTGCGCGGCGGAGATTGGCTGGACCTCGTCTGGCAAGAGCGCTCCTCACGGGGGTCCCCCCGGACGGAGTTCGGGGGTGGATCCGGTGCCCGAGTCCGGTCCGGACAACCCATGGTAGCGAGGGTTCGCGTCCCTCGTTCCGCGAGGCTTCTCCGAGACCGTTTCGGTGCGGGTCCGCTCCTGGGGCTCCGCCCCGGGCGACCGGCCCGCACCCGGAAGCGCAAGCGGCGGGCACCCGGGGTGTCCCGGATACCCGCCGCTTCGGCACAACAGGGTCAGACCACGATCAGCGCGTCCAGCGGAGCCCCCGCCAGGGAATCGGCCAGCTTGGCCCGCCCCGGCAGGAACGACAGCTCCATCAGGACCGCCACGCCCGCGACCTGCGCCCCGGCCCGCCGGATCAGCGAGAGCGAGGCCTCCGCGGTACCACCGGTGGCCAGCACGTCGTCGATGACCATGACCCGGTCACCGGCCGACAGGTCCTCCGCGTGGACCTCGATCTCCGCGGTGCCGTACTCCAGCTCGTACGACTGCGCCAGCGTCGCACCCGGCAGCTTCCCGGCCTTGCGCACCGGCACGAAGCCGATCCCGGCCTGCACGGCGACCGGAGCCGCGAGGATGAACCCCCGCGCCTCCAGCCCGACGATCTTCGTCGCGCCGTACAGCCCGGCCAGCTCCACCAGCGTGTCCGTCAGTGCGGCGAACGCCTTGGGGTCCGCCAGCAGCGGGGTGATGTCCTTGAACATCACGCCCGGCTTCGGGTAGTCCGGTACGTCCTTGATCCGGCCGAGCAACAGGGCCCGGACGTCCTCGGACAGCGGCGCGGTCAACGTCGCC comes from Streptomyces virginiae and encodes:
- a CDS encoding adenine phosphoribosyltransferase, which codes for MTAPLSEDVRALLLGRIKDVPDYPKPGVMFKDITPLLADPKAFAALTDTLVELAGLYGATKIVGLEARGFILAAPVAVQAGIGFVPVRKAGKLPGATLAQSYELEYGTAEIEVHAEDLSAGDRVMVIDDVLATGGTAEASLSLIRRAGAQVAGVAVLMELSFLPGRAKLADSLAGAPLDALIVV
- a CDS encoding RelA/SpoT family protein, whose amino-acid sequence is MPDEVQPISAAQPDPQAEQATAAPATPPPAPPVKPAPTKSAGSSNRVRARLARLGVQRSNPYNPVLEPLLRIVRSNDPKIETSTLRQLEQAYQVAERWHRGQKRKSGDPYITHPLAVTTILAELGMDPATLMAGLLHDTVEDTEYGLEDLRRDFGDAVALLVDGVTKLDRVKFGEAAQAETVRKMVVAMAKDPRVLVIKLADRLHNMRTMRYLKREKQEKKARETLEIYAPLAHRLGMNTIKWELEDLSFAILYPKMYDEIVRLVAERAPKRDEYLAVVTDEVQVDLRAARIKATVTGRPKHYYSVYQKMIVRGRDFAEIYDLVGIRVLVDTVRDCYAALGTVHARWNPVPGRFKDYIAMPKFNMYQSLHTTVIGPSGKPVELQIRTFDMHRRAEYGIAAHWKYKQQTVAGTSKVRTDVPQAAKGSAGQDTVNDMAWLRQLLDWQKETEDPGEFLDSLRFDLSRNEVFVFTPKGDVIALPAGATPVDFAYAVHTEVGHRTIGARVNGRLVPLESTLDNGDLVEVFTSKAEGAGPSRDWLGFVKSPRARNKIRAWFSKERRDEAIEHGKDAIARAMRKQNLPIQRILTGDSLVTLAHEMRYPDISSLYAAIGEGHVAAQGVVQKLVAALGGEEAANEDIEESIPPARGRKRRSNADPGVVVKGVDDVWVKLARCCTPVPGDPIVGFVTRGSGVSVHRADCVNVDSLSQEPERMLEVEWAPTQSSVFLVAIQVEALDRSRLLSDVTRVLSDQHVNILSAAVQTSRDRVATSRFTFEMGDPKHLGHVLKAVRGVEGVYDVYRVTSARRP